The Bombus pascuorum chromosome 11, iyBomPasc1.1, whole genome shotgun sequence genome includes the window gaataattattaatatataatattataataataacaataatgatGAGGTGTTCTAAACAGTGCTAGGACTAGTGCTAGAGGGTCCTGTGAGGAATCAGGGTGGGTGGGTACGGGGTAAGGAAGGGTTAGTGTGGGGGCGGAGGTTCCGTAGATTGGTTTCTGCCATCTACAGCCCTAACTGGCTTCCTACGTGAAGGACCTGTTACGCCAACTGGACCGACCCCACCTCTAAGGTACGCTGGTGCTGGGGTTACTATCGGTTCTCTGATAGTTCTACTATATGGTAGCGACAGTGATTCCTGCAATACCTGTATAACGAAGTTACAAatactaaattatttttgtcacaattctttaatataaagtttaaattttcgaaattgcgAACTTAAATCTTCGTATATACTTACCAATGACTCAGGCAATACACTGTGCATCAGTGTTTGAACCATAGGTGAATTTTGTATCGCGAGGTTATTAGAATTTGGTGGCAATCCTTGATTCTGAAGACCTGTCCCTACACTCCCAGCGGTAGTAGTTTGAACAGTATGTGATTGTTGCATAGACGTTTGCGTTACATGTTTACTCATTGTTTGATCCCTTTTCGCTTCTTGAgttacatttaatttctttgtgGAAACTGAGGAAGAGTTAGCATTTGGTGTTTCGGGACTGCTTGTAGCAGTATTTGCACTTGATACTGGTGTTTGCGCTACAGATTGTTCCTCTGTTAACTCCGGCAATGTTTGAGAAAGCGTTCCAAGAATAAGTTCGCACGTAAAGAGACTTCTATTTGCACTTTCACGTTCAATGTTTTGCAACTGTGAGTCGGAGAGAGAACTGGTAATACATCTATAAACGGAGAAGAGCACacatgtaatattaattaaaataaatatagtaattaaGAACATCTATGTATAAACATAAGGTTATTGGTCCTTTGGGAACTAAAAAAAGGCATATGTCCGTTTCATGAAATCATcttaaaatataacttttggCATCCTACGCACTGATCATGACATGCAGTTTTGCATGTTTCAGACAAAAGACTGCATGCATGCACGTGTACgtcgaaaatatatttataaaaatactcaAATACTAGcgcataaaaattaatgtttcgaCCATATTTTAGATACTTTTAGATGTGTATATTCCAATATTTACACATAACACATACTTTGGCAATAAAAACATATAGTTCTGTGAACTAGTAGATGATACGCCGGACGGGTTCGCCACATTAGTTGTATTATTGTTACTAGTCGTACTATTTGCTACCACGCTAGTCATAGTAGTAGAATGACCACTTCCACTAATAATTCCTCCGCAACTTGCAGAGCCAAGGACCTGAGTCTGCCTCCTAGGTAATCGCTCCAATTGTTGTCTAGCAGCCTGAAAAGATGTTTCTAATGTatcgtgtatttttaattcgataacttttatattcgtattttagGAATTCAGCtcttgattaatttatttttattacaatttaatatttttaaaaatcctttttgttattaaatcatACATACTCTAACTTGTTGTCGTTCCAACTGTAGCTGCATTTGCAATTGTTGTAATTGCGATGGTGCTGACGAACTTTGACCAGTTCCTCCACCACTTCTACGAACACCGGATAATTGAGAAAGTAATTCTGTAATTGGATCTATACCTTCTCGACTACTCGGACTCAATCCTCCGGACGAACTGAAATGCATATTGGACCTGAAGGTCCAATGACACGCCAATGAACATTATCTAAGATGAGATGATGATAAACTGAAGCTGAAACCCGGCTTAGCGTTCTTTTTAGGCATTTCAAAAAGAGAACGCATCTTTTAACTTACAATATACTATCATGATTATTGACTATGTTTCACTAAAAAGATGACGGTAATGActgataaattataatgttaatGTTATAGGACAAGCAAAAAATGATACTTAACAAAATACATGCAGTCAAACATCACAGAATTTGTACACTACTGTAATTCATAATCAGTGtcgatagaatttttttaaaatagattaataaattaGCACTCAAACATGTTTGATATTTAGTTTTAGTGGAAGATAATTGTTTCCACGTTTTCTTGAATATAAtacttacaatatttataacaactATTATAACACTTTTtcataatcatttaatatagcgcgtatatcaaatatacataCCTGCGAGGCCGTGGTCCACCAACAACTCTAGATGAATGTGTTATCCGTCTACCAGTATATCTACTTGAAGCTGGTTCATCTAGAAAAGAGATCAAATCTCTTGGTCCACTACGATGCTCCAAACTTAAATGACCACCGAAATCATCAGTCACGTTATTAGGATCTCCCCCTGGGACAGATGCACATACTGGACAAAcctataataaaattggaaacCTCGAAATCTCTCTCTAATAAAAAAGGTAATGTATGATAGacacttatatatattatagtatacaTACAACTTCAAAAGATGTGTCTGAGTGATCTGCAGCAACATGTTCTTGCAATGTAGCCTCAGTGAAACCCATTCTTGTACAGTAAGGACAAGTTAATGATTGTGGCTGTTCTACACTTACTGCCTCTCCACCATAATATAATTctacgaaataataaattaaaattagtttGTATGATTAGGCTATACTTAAAagacaattattatatacatagaatttaataattaacttaCCAAACTCAGATCTAGTAAGTATACACTGCATAGGATGATCACTATGGTGACGCGTAGTACTGGCACCTCCTTCATAACAGTTGGCACACAAATCATAATCATAGCATATGAGGCACTTATATCTGCGACCCCGAAAGTTCCCCTTTAAGCAGGCGTCACAACTTACccctaaaataaataattactatatatttgtatatataaggATCAGCattttatagtaataaaatcaaattagaTCGACTATTAGTATTAGATACATAGCATATAAGTAAAGGATATTACATGTATGTAAGTAAAGTGCATTTACATAAAGAACTTTAATAAAAAGCACTATTGTCTctacaaaagatatttatat containing:
- the LOC132912026 gene encoding E3 ubiquitin-protein ligase KCMF1-like isoform X1, yielding MNRHDGVSCDACLKGNFRGRRYKCLICYDYDLCANCYEGGASTTRHHSDHPMQCILTRSEFELYYGGEAVSVEQPQSLTCPYCTRMGFTEATLQEHVAADHSDTSFEVVCPVCASVPGGDPNNVTDDFGGHLSLEHRSGPRDLISFLDEPASSRYTGRRITHSSRVVGGPRPRRSNMHFSSSGGLSPSSREGIDPITELLSQLSGVRRSGGGTGQSSSAPSQLQQLQMQLQLERQQVRAARQQLERLPRRQTQVLGSASCGGIISGSGHSTTMTSVVANSTTSNNNTTNVANPSGVSSTSSQNYMFLLPKCITSSLSDSQLQNIERESANRSLFTCELILGTLSQTLPELTEEQSVAQTPVSSANTATSSPETPNANSSSVSTKKLNVTQEAKRDQTMSKHVTQTSMQQSHTVQTTTAGSVGTGLQNQGLPPNSNNLAIQNSPMVQTLMHSVLPESLVLQESLSLPYSRTIREPIVTPAPAYLRGGVGPVGVTGPSRRKPVRAVDGRNQSTEPPPPH
- the LOC132912026 gene encoding E3 ubiquitin-protein ligase KCMF1-like isoform X2, whose protein sequence is MNRHDGVSCDACLKGNFRGRRYKCLICYDYDLCANCYEGGASTTRHHSDHPMQCILTRSEFELYYGGEAVSVEQPQSLTCPYCTRMGFTEATLQEHVAADHSDTSFEVVCPVCASVPGGDPNNVTDDFGGHLSLEHRSGPRDLISFLDEPASSRYTGRRITHSSRVVGGPRPRSSSGGLSPSSREGIDPITELLSQLSGVRRSGGGTGQSSSAPSQLQQLQMQLQLERQQVRAARQQLERLPRRQTQVLGSASCGGIISGSGHSTTMTSVVANSTTSNNNTTNVANPSGVSSTSSQNYMFLLPKCITSSLSDSQLQNIERESANRSLFTCELILGTLSQTLPELTEEQSVAQTPVSSANTATSSPETPNANSSSVSTKKLNVTQEAKRDQTMSKHVTQTSMQQSHTVQTTTAGSVGTGLQNQGLPPNSNNLAIQNSPMVQTLMHSVLPESLVLQESLSLPYSRTIREPIVTPAPAYLRGGVGPVGVTGPSRRKPVRAVDGRNQSTEPPPPH